In Gemmatimonas sp., the sequence TCTTGAGCTGCTTCATCGCGGTCGCCTTGTTCTTGAACTGCGAGCGCTCGGCCTGCGATGCGCACACCAGTCCAGTGGGCATGTGCGTGATGCGCACCGCAGACGACGTCTTGTTGACGTGCTGTCCACCGGCACCCGACGCGCGATACACATCGATGCGCAGATCTTCGTCGCGTATTTCGATGTTGATCTCTTCGTTCACGACGGGATAGACGAAGACCGAGGCGAAGCTCGTATGACGCCGCGCCTGCGAATCGAAGGGAGAGATGCGGACGAGGCGATGCACGCCAGATTCCGGACGCAGGAAGCCATAGGCATACTGCCCCTTGATCTCGATCACGGCGCCCTTGATACCGGCCTCTTCGCCTTCGCTGAGATCAAGCATCTCGAGTTCGAAGCCTTTGCGCTCGGCCCAGCGCGTGTACATGCGCATGATCATCTCCGCCCAGTCCTGCGCCTCGGTCCCGCCGGCGCCAGCGCTGATCTCGATCTGCGCATCGCGGAAGTCATCGCGTCCGCGCAGCAGCGACTTGAGTTCGAACGCGTCGAGTTCCTCGACAATGCGCTCGGTCTCCGCGTCGAGGTCCTTGGACATCGCAGCGTCCGGCTCGAGGGCGAGCAGTTCGTCGATCTCGCGCGCCGATTCGATACGGGCGCTCAGCGAATCAATCGGCTCAATCCAACCCTTGAGCACCTTGACCTGCTGCACGATGTCCCGCGCGTGCTCCTGATCGTTCCAGAAGGCGCCGTCGGACATCTCATTCTCATAGGCGTTCAGCGTCGAGCGCTTGGCGTCGACGTCAAAGATACCTCCGCATGTCCACGAGCCGCTCTTCCGACCGTGTCAAGACCTTCAGCCGCTCTCCGTCCTGCATGCCGTGCCTCCAGATACGACGCGGGCCGCCCTCCGCGCGGGAGAGCGGCCCGTAGTGTCACCAGCTGTTACCAGCATTCGCGTGACATGGAAGGTACCCGGAGACGGCACTGGCTTCCAGCGGCAGTATCAGAACAGGCGGCGGCCGCCCGCGAGAATCTCATTGAGCGCTTCCTGGAAGTACGGCGAATGCTCGGCGACGTCCCGGCCGACCTGCTCCAGGTATTCCTCATAGCTCTTTTTGATCTCTTCGCGAAAGAGCTGACGCAACGTCCCGTGTCGGAGGCCCTCGTCACGCTTCTGCGGATGATACGCCACCAGATCGGACACGAGTGCCCGGGCAAGGCGACGCGCGCGTTGCGCCGGATCTGCGCGCAAAAACGGATTGATCGGACGCTTCCCCGCCGCCGGCGTCGCGGCGGCCGACGACGACAGCGGGGTCAACGTCGTCGCCGGTGAAGCGGTCGATGTCGTGGCCATCGACGCGCCGACGGGCTCGTACGCCGCGGGCACCGCAGCGAGAGCCGGCGGTGTCATGACACTGGCCGTCGGGGGCAACGCGGCAGCCGCCGGTACCGCGGACATCGGCGTCGCGCGCGCATGACCGGATCCGAACGGGGCTACGGCCGCGGTGGACGACGCGGGCGTCACCGAGACCGGCAACGTCCCTCCACCGATGGCAATCACGCCACCACACACGGAGCAGCGCGCGCGCACGCCCGTGGCGGGGACCTTCGCCGGATCCACGCGAAAGACCGACTTGCAGTCCGGACACGACACCGTCATCAGACGCCCCCTACACTGCGAATGCTCTGACGCTCGCGCAGCGCATCGATTGACGCACCGGCCGATATCGGAGCGACCGTTTCATCCCGTCGACGATCCACAGCCCAGACAGAGCCCGACAGTGTCTTCGCGTAACTCTTCATTTCCGTCGCCAACTCGCTGACCTCGATGCCCCGTGTGAAATGCCGGCGCTGATTGGTGACGACGCCAACCGAGAGCGTCATCAGCGGAACCCGATGTAACTGGCCGCGCCGATCCTTGCCGAAGAAATATCCCACACGACGGTCCTGCTCGGAATACTGCCACGGAATGAGTTCGTCAAAAACCCGGATCACTTCATCGCACACCCGGGGGACGGCCGCAAGCGGAATGGTGTACAGGAAGTCGTCCCCCCCAATGTGACCGACGAAGCCCTCCTCGACGCAGAGGCCCTTCACGACGTCGTGGAGAATGCGCGCCAGCAGTCGGATCACCTGATCGCCGTGGTGATAGCCGTAGCGGTCATTGAATTCTTTGAAGTGGTCCAGGTCGGCGTAGCAGGCCGCGAACTTCTCCCCGGACGCCACACGGCGGCTTAACTCCGCCTCGATTTCCCGCGTGCCAGGCAGCCGGGTGGACGGATGCACGTCGGTGTCGCGATCGCTGCGTCGCAGCATGGCTGAGAGTCGCGCCGTCGCCTCCTGATCGCTGACGTCGGCGCGGAGCACCTCGTCCGCATCGGCGTCGAACGCCTCGGCGAAGCGTTCCGCCGAGACGATCACGAGTACCGGGACGATCGCGGTGTAGGCATCGCGCTTGAGGCGACGGCACGTGCCGACCGCGAGCGCCTCCCAGTCGGCATCGCCACGGGCGTCGATCAGGATAAGTCTGGGGCGTGACTTCAT encodes:
- the prfB gene encoding peptide chain release factor 2 (programmed frameshift), giving the protein MQDGERLKVLTRSEERLVDMRGIFDVDAKRSTLNAYENEMSDGAFWNDQEHARDIVQQVKVLKGWIEPIDSLSARIESAREIDELLALEPDAAMSKDLDAETERIVEELDAFELKSLLRGRDDFRDAQIEISAGAGGTEAQDWAEMIMRMYTRWAERKGFELEMLDLSEGEEAGIKGAVIEIKGQYAYGFLRPESGVHRLVRISPFDSQARRHTSFASVFVYPVVNEEINIEIRDEDLRIDVYRASGAGGQHVNKTSSAVRITHMPTGLVCASQAERSQFKNKATAMKQLKNKLYQRESDKLAAAKALLDADKQDVSFGSQIRSYVFQPYTMVNDHRTELKIADVQRVMDGGIDPFIQAYLKQESEEKAEGRPL
- a CDS encoding zinc-ribbon domain-containing protein, whose protein sequence is MTVSCPDCKSVFRVDPAKVPATGVRARCSVCGGVIAIGGGTLPVSVTPASSTAAVAPFGSGHARATPMSAVPAAAALPPTASVMTPPALAAVPAAYEPVGASMATTSTASPATTLTPLSSSAAATPAAGKRPINPFLRADPAQRARRLARALVSDLVAYHPQKRDEGLRHGTLRQLFREEIKKSYEEYLEQVGRDVAEHSPYFQEALNEILAGGRRLF
- a CDS encoding diguanylate cyclase, which encodes MTTPGFNEHVAVHLTIGQDEPSWLTAWWASAGIPRQQTADAAGVCPQAMKSRPRLILIDARGDADWEALAVGTCRRLKRDAYTAIVPVLVIVSAERFAEAFDADADEVLRADVSDQEATARLSAMLRRSDRDTDVHPSTRLPGTREIEAELSRRVASGEKFAACYADLDHFKEFNDRYGYHHGDQVIRLLARILHDVVKGLCVEEGFVGHIGGDDFLYTIPLAAVPRVCDEVIRVFDELIPWQYSEQDRRVGYFFGKDRRGQLHRVPLMTLSVGVVTNQRRHFTRGIEVSELATEMKSYAKTLSGSVWAVDRRRDETVAPISAGASIDALRERQSIRSVGGV